The following are from one region of the Pseudomonadota bacterium genome:
- the rpmF gene encoding 50S ribosomal protein L32, translated as MAVPKRKTSQSKRDKRRTHYKLTAVNVGLCPNCKEPKLPHIVCPKCGFYRGKQFLKVKEA; from the coding sequence ATGGCAGTTCCAAAAAGAAAAACTTCTCAGTCAAAAAGGGACAAACGAAGAACACATTATAAATTAACGGCTGTTAATGTTGGGCTTTGTCCGAACTGTAAAGAACCTAAATTACCGCACATTGTATGCCCTAAGTGCGGATTTTACAGGGGTAAACAGTTTTTAAAGGTCAAAGAAGCATAA
- a CDS encoding response regulator: MAQTLLLKGMSMKNHPERRQTMEKKVLVVDDEGSLRRMVAFGLMQRGYDAELCENGMKGLQALETYKKRNIPLDFAIVDVRLPDIDGLKLLKAIKFSYPDVPVVIITGAGTERIAEEAKNADGYLEKPFHMDDLAKLLEEIPKAKAQNAVAPQPLPSHPYSAYVLVTLDPTANLMDVYRKVNLAQNMVYCDAVKGEDLMLLVQAESPEKVAAIIDEQVKTVPGVAEVATLNVNTPIVANNVADIIATVDKALGPDKSHLKNRFVLSLLEFFDFLHTR, from the coding sequence ATGGCACAAACTTTGCTTTTAAAAGGTATGAGCATGAAAAACCATCCAGAAAGGAGACAGACAATGGAAAAAAAGGTATTGGTAGTCGATGACGAGGGTTCTTTACGGCGGATGGTTGCTTTTGGATTAATGCAGCGTGGTTACGACGCAGAGCTCTGCGAAAACGGTATGAAGGGATTGCAGGCTCTCGAAACATATAAAAAGAGGAATATACCACTCGATTTTGCTATCGTCGATGTCCGGTTGCCTGATATTGATGGCCTGAAGCTCCTGAAGGCAATCAAGTTTAGCTACCCTGACGTTCCGGTCGTAATCATTACCGGTGCCGGAACGGAGCGGATAGCAGAAGAGGCGAAAAATGCAGACGGATATCTGGAAAAACCCTTCCATATGGATGATCTCGCCAAGCTTCTTGAGGAGATACCGAAGGCAAAGGCACAAAACGCTGTTGCGCCTCAGCCACTGCCCAGCCACCCATACAGCGCCTATGTACTGGTGACCCTCGACCCAACGGCAAACCTGATGGACGTCTACCGGAAGGTCAATTTAGCTCAAAACATGGTCTACTGTGATGCGGTCAAAGGGGAGGACCTGATGCTTCTGGTCCAGGCAGAAAGCCCCGAGAAGGTAGCGGCCATTATCGACGAGCAGGTGAAAACTGTCCCCGGAGTGGCGGAGGTGGCAACACTTAATGTTAACACTCCTATTGTTGCCAATAACGTGGCTGATATTATCGCTACAGTGGACAAGGCTCTCGGGCCGGACAAATCACACCTGAAAAACCGCTTTGTATTAAGTCTTCTCGAATTCTTCGATTTTCTGCATACGAGATGA
- a CDS encoding YggT family protein, with amino-acid sequence MFVFGNLFSGIAYVLNLLLDLYFWVIFARAILSWIRPDPSNPIVKTICMLVDPLTYRISKIIPTRIGMVDVAPFILMLAVIFIQKFLVSTLFDMGMRMK; translated from the coding sequence ATGTTTGTTTTCGGCAATCTGTTTTCAGGCATTGCTTATGTATTAAATCTTTTGCTTGATCTGTATTTCTGGGTAATCTTTGCACGAGCTATCCTGTCATGGATAAGACCTGACCCCTCTAACCCTATTGTCAAAACTATCTGTATGCTTGTAGATCCTCTGACGTACAGAATCTCAAAGATCATTCCTACAAGGATTGGCATGGTTGATGTGGCGCCCTTTATATTAATGTTGGCTGTTATTTTTATTCAAAAGTTCCTTGTATCAACCCTTTTCGATATGGGCATGAGGATGAAATAG
- a CDS encoding DUF2283 domain-containing protein codes for MKIRYFADTDTALIEFSNESILETKEISENLYIDLDGRGNLVSMTIEHAKEKANIPEVSYLQMEKIVA; via the coding sequence ATGAAAATCCGCTATTTTGCAGACACAGACACGGCACTCATTGAGTTTTCAAATGAATCCATTCTGGAAACAAAAGAAATATCGGAAAATCTTTATATTGATCTGGACGGCAGAGGCAATCTTGTCAGCATGACCATTGAACATGCAAAGGAGAAAGCCAACATTCCAGAAGTTTCTTATCTGCAAATGGAAAAAATTGTTGCATAA
- a CDS encoding DUF177 domain-containing protein has product MFIRLSEIEDGAVLKGKIDGSQLKGTIENEFSFLAPVDYELVVRKFENNVRLEGSIGCSLSLMCGRCTDVFPFIIQTFLDVGLQKKISVPDTELELAEEDLEVYYYEGDEIDINPLIYEEVLLSIPIKPLCREDCRGLCPVCGKNNNIEECHCNKVANKLLEEKLNAFLARQGDNYGSSKKKNFSVKKGQTKNTL; this is encoded by the coding sequence ATGTTTATAAGGCTTTCAGAGATAGAAGATGGAGCTGTATTAAAAGGAAAGATAGATGGCTCACAGCTAAAAGGAACGATAGAAAATGAGTTTTCTTTTCTTGCTCCTGTTGATTATGAATTGGTTGTCCGGAAGTTTGAAAACAATGTGAGGCTGGAAGGTTCTATCGGCTGTTCCCTTTCCCTTATGTGCGGCAGGTGTACGGATGTATTTCCTTTTATAATACAGACCTTTCTCGATGTGGGGCTTCAAAAAAAAATCTCTGTACCGGACACAGAGCTTGAGCTTGCCGAGGAAGATCTGGAAGTCTATTATTATGAAGGCGACGAGATAGACATAAATCCGTTGATATATGAAGAGGTGTTACTGAGCATACCTATCAAACCCCTTTGCAGAGAAGATTGCAGGGGACTATGTCCTGTATGCGGAAAGAACAATAATATTGAAGAGTGTCATTGTAATAAAGTTGCAAATAAGTTGCTGGAGGAAAAATTAAACGCTTTTTTAGCGCGCCAAGGAGATAATTATGGCAGTTCCAAAAAGAAAAACTTCTCAGTCAAAAAGGGACAAACGAAGAACACATTATAA
- a CDS encoding type II toxin-antitoxin system HicB family antitoxin: protein MTNKYEIIIYWSQEDRSFIAEVPELPGCMADGKTYKEALSNIEIIINEWIDTAMELKRPIPQPKGRLMYA from the coding sequence ATGACAAATAAATATGAAATAATAATTTATTGGAGCCAGGAAGACCGGTCATTTATTGCTGAAGTTCCAGAGTTACCTGGTTGTATGGCAGACGGAAAAACCTATAAAGAAGCACTTTCAAACATTGAAATCATCATAAATGAGTGGATAGATACCGCTATGGAATTAAAACGTCCAATTCCACAACCCAAGGGAAGATTAATGTATGCATAA
- the mtaB gene encoding tRNA (N(6)-L-threonylcarbamoyladenosine(37)-C(2))-methylthiotransferase MtaB, which produces MNFFIHTTGCKANQWDSYVISSNLENAGLARSPMSHADIIIIDACTLTDGAERDIRRFINRSRRENDKAKIIIAGCHGQVYPERSFGADLILGQAEKFRIVDFLDKKGVFVSERALFSLEACIVDTLPIGKTRFFLKIQDGCDKFCSYCVVPFARGKPRSKPAAEILETLGALKEKGIKEVVLTGIEIASYRDSASNTDLKNLITLLETSETPDRIRISSIDPLYIDGEFIEIIAGSKKITKSLHIPLQSGSDAILEKMGRRYNSAYMMDIIDNIQNRIKGVGIGMDVIAGFPGEDEGLFEETYRFLESLPIYYLHVFPFAARKGTAAFSIAGSIPESLKKQRVRRLKMLDAEKRLVFYRQFIGTEQIIIPEGKLYKGVYMRGYTDNYMPVYIPYQKNLENKLVMVKIKEIKENLLLGEVKK; this is translated from the coding sequence ATGAACTTTTTCATCCATACCACCGGCTGTAAGGCAAACCAATGGGATTCTTATGTAATTTCCAGTAATCTTGAAAACGCCGGATTGGCACGATCCCCCATGTCTCATGCCGATATTATTATCATTGATGCCTGCACATTAACAGACGGGGCAGAAAGGGATATCAGGAGATTTATAAACCGGAGCCGCAGGGAGAATGATAAGGCAAAAATCATCATTGCCGGTTGTCACGGACAGGTCTACCCTGAGCGCTCATTTGGTGCTGACCTTATCCTGGGTCAGGCTGAAAAGTTCCGTATCGTTGATTTCCTCGATAAAAAAGGTGTTTTTGTGTCGGAGAGGGCGCTGTTTTCCCTGGAAGCATGTATTGTTGACACATTGCCCATTGGTAAAACCAGGTTTTTTCTCAAGATTCAGGACGGCTGCGACAAATTTTGCAGCTATTGCGTGGTCCCCTTTGCAAGAGGGAAGCCGAGAAGTAAACCGGCAGCGGAGATTCTGGAGACCCTTGGCGCACTGAAGGAAAAAGGGATAAAAGAGGTTGTTCTCACCGGTATAGAGATAGCCTCTTACAGGGATTCGGCGTCAAATACGGATTTAAAGAATTTGATAACGCTCCTTGAAACAAGCGAAACACCTGACCGGATACGGATAAGCTCCATTGATCCCCTTTATATTGATGGAGAATTTATTGAAATTATAGCCGGTTCTAAAAAGATTACAAAAAGCCTCCATATCCCGCTCCAAAGCGGGTCTGATGCAATACTTGAAAAGATGGGGCGACGGTATAATAGTGCCTATATGATGGATATCATTGATAATATCCAAAACAGGATAAAAGGTGTCGGCATCGGTATGGATGTAATAGCAGGGTTTCCCGGAGAAGATGAAGGGTTATTTGAAGAGACGTACCGGTTCCTTGAATCATTGCCGATATATTATCTCCATGTCTTTCCATTTGCAGCCCGGAAAGGAACAGCAGCTTTTTCAATAGCAGGAAGCATCCCTGAATCACTAAAAAAGCAAAGGGTGCGCAGGTTAAAGATGCTTGACGCTGAAAAAAGACTGGTTTTTTATCGGCAGTTTATTGGCACAGAACAGATCATTATACCGGAAGGCAAGCTCTATAAAGGGGTATACATGAGGGGCTATACCGATAACTATATGCCTGTATATATTCCATATCAGAAAAATCTTGAAAATAAGCTGGTAATGGTTAAAATAAAAGAAATTAAGGAAAATCTGCTGCTTGGAGAAGTGAAGAAGTAG
- a CDS encoding DUF2148 domain-containing protein — translation MDSLEKSGLEIVAKLMSISARTAPKSGGIDHIHIMIAHPNKQKSIAAMMIKIGEEIYQKLPNQKLGNAIKEDWESDAKTIIESGLLVLIGVEGRKAIGLNCGGCGFSTCSEMLKHPRISLTENSLPGPYCIFKVMDFSIASASAVKTAMEHNVDNRMMHKAGVAALKLGILNPCDLIMGIPLSATGKNIYFDRADKLDAWKIIKPNNKKP, via the coding sequence ATGGATAGCCTGGAAAAATCAGGGTTAGAAATTGTTGCCAAATTAATGTCAATATCTGCTAGAACTGCGCCGAAATCCGGCGGTATTGACCATATTCACATAATGATTGCGCATCCCAATAAACAAAAATCTATCGCTGCCATGATGATAAAAATTGGAGAAGAAATTTATCAAAAACTACCAAATCAAAAGCTTGGAAATGCAATAAAAGAAGATTGGGAAAGTGATGCAAAAACTATAATAGAATCCGGCCTTTTGGTACTAATAGGGGTTGAGGGTAGAAAAGCAATAGGCCTGAATTGTGGGGGATGTGGATTTTCTACATGTTCAGAAATGTTAAAGCATCCTCGGATTTCCTTAACAGAAAATAGCCTCCCTGGTCCTTATTGTATTTTTAAAGTAATGGATTTTAGTATTGCGTCAGCATCAGCAGTTAAAACTGCGATGGAACACAATGTTGATAACCGTATGATGCATAAAGCAGGAGTTGCTGCATTAAAATTAGGTATTTTAAATCCATGTGATTTAATAATGGGGATACCACTATCAGCGACAGGAAAAAATATTTATTTTGATAGAGCCGATAAGCTCGACGCTTGGAAGATAATCAAACCAAATAATAAAAAGCCATAA
- a CDS encoding DUF167 domain-containing protein: MNIEIKVITNAKKRGFVREGAGLKVKLISLPVEGKANEELVGYLSDIFGVKKSEIKIIRGDKDKKKLVSIPVDEAMIEKVAGKTTTVTTG; encoded by the coding sequence GTGAATATTGAAATAAAAGTTATAACCAATGCAAAAAAGAGGGGGTTTGTTCGGGAAGGGGCAGGCTTGAAGGTGAAGCTCATATCACTGCCCGTTGAAGGTAAAGCGAATGAGGAACTTGTCGGTTATCTGTCAGATATTTTTGGTGTGAAAAAATCTGAAATTAAGATAATAAGGGGAGATAAGGACAAGAAAAAACTTGTTTCAATACCTGTTGATGAAGCAATGATAGAAAAAGTAGCAGGCAAAACCACAACAGTTACAACGGGTTAA
- a CDS encoding radical SAM protein, which translates to MIVKEIKAKTILSKSQIYDYAVNPYVGCGHGCIYCYAKFMKRFTGHREEWGEFVDMKMNAAELLIRELRKKKKGIVWISGVCDPYQYVEEKYMLTRRCLEILVEGGWQVTIQTKSPLVLRDMDILKISENAEVGFTITTADEKVRKIFEPGAPPIEKRIEALGILHAAGIRTFVMIAPMLPRGWELVEMLKDKVDHVLIDRYNYHYADRTYKKYGVEWAMKEDFFQEKGEELSTAFKKTGIPCQKLY; encoded by the coding sequence GTGATCGTCAAAGAGATCAAGGCAAAGACTATTCTTTCCAAATCACAGATTTACGACTACGCCGTGAATCCCTATGTGGGATGCGGCCACGGCTGTATCTACTGTTATGCAAAGTTTATGAAGAGATTTACGGGACACCGTGAAGAATGGGGAGAATTCGTAGACATGAAGATGAACGCTGCCGAACTTCTGATTCGGGAATTGAGAAAAAAGAAAAAAGGAATTGTCTGGATAAGCGGGGTCTGCGATCCTTATCAATATGTGGAAGAAAAGTATATGCTTACCAGAAGGTGTCTTGAAATCCTCGTGGAAGGAGGCTGGCAGGTTACAATCCAGACAAAATCTCCTCTGGTTCTGAGGGACATGGATATATTGAAGATATCAGAGAATGCTGAGGTAGGATTTACCATAACCACTGCCGACGAAAAAGTACGTAAGATCTTCGAACCAGGTGCTCCGCCAATAGAAAAACGTATTGAGGCATTGGGCATTCTTCATGCAGCGGGGATCAGAACTTTTGTCATGATTGCGCCTATGCTTCCCCGGGGCTGGGAACTTGTTGAAATGCTCAAGGATAAAGTAGACCATGTTTTGATCGACAGATACAATTATCATTATGCCGACCGGACTTACAAAAAATATGGAGTGGAATGGGCTATGAAAGAGGATTTCTTCCAGGAAAAAGGGGAGGAATTGAGCACCGCATTCAAGAAGACAGGCATACCCTGCCAAAAGCTGTATTGA